In Armatimonadota bacterium, the genomic stretch AGCCAAAGCCGGAGACACTTACAAGTACAAAATGGGCGTTTCGATTGACATCGAAGGCGTCACCATCGAAATCTCTGGAAAGGTGACCGACAAGGTGACCAAGGTCGATGAGAAGGCGACCAAGCTCGATTCCGAATTCTCAGACTTCGAACTCAGTGTTATGGGCGAGAAGATGAAGCAGGATGACGGCGTTGCCACCTACGAAATTTTGCCAAACGGCCAAATCGCGACCCTGAAGTACGACGCAAAGAACGAGGGTATGACCGGGACTCTTGCTCCGCTGAAGGCTTATATCAACCTGCTGTCTTCCAAGAAGGAAGTCGCAGTCGGCACAAAGTGGACCGAGACCATGAAAACCATCGTCATCAACGACGAGGGCGACAAGAACGAAGATGCTTCGACCTGCGAGTATGAACTGCTGGCGCTTGAAGATGTCGAAAAGACTAAGTGCGCGAAGGTTTCGATCAAGCTCACCGCTCTTAGCGAGAAGGATCGAGTCCTCACCGGTAACATCTGGGTTGACCTTTCGAACGGCGTGCTTGTCAAATTTGATGGGCAGACCACGATGAAGAACGAAGAAATGGGCGAAATGGTCATGAAGTTCAACATCACCAAGACTGAGTAGTCAAAACCGATTGCTTTCAGCTACGATATCGCTATGAAATCTAGATTCCGAAATTCAGCAGTATTGGTGCTCCTTTCGCTTGCCGCGCTTGCGGTAGCGGCGATGGACGGCACCTACAGCCTCGCCCGAATTGCAAAAGTCGGTGACGAAGCCAAGTACGAATTTGAAGCGGAACTCGACTTCAACGGCGAGAAGATCAGCATCAGTGGCAAAAACACCGACAAGGTGACCAAGGTCGATGAAGATGGATCCATCTCTTACGAGAGTTCGCAGAAGGATGTTGTCGTCAAGGCCGGTGACCAAACCATCCCAATGGATGACGAGGCCACCGTCAAGATCGTCACTGGTCCAAATCGCGCCGTGAAGTCGTACGATGACATGGGTGACGAGGATGCTTCTAGCTTGCGACTCGCGATGTTGGGCACAGTGCTCAAGCCGCCGATGGACGTCAAAGTTGGAGACAAGTGGAACGGCGCAATGAAGTCCTCATTGGCCGACACCTATCCGATCGAATCAAACTTTGAAGCCGTTGCTGTTGAGACAATTGGCAAGTGGGAAACCGTAAAGGTCAAAGTGACCTCGAAGGAAACCGCTGGCGAAACTCCTGCAACCTGCGAAGGATTCGTCTGGGTGATCACTGCCGACGGTACCAGTGCGAAGGAAGAACTGCACATCAAAAATGCGCCGCTCGCCCTCTCGCCAGTGCCGATCGATATGAAGATCAAAATCAAGCGGACTGAGTAGTCTTTGCTGCCAATTCGTTTCCAGAGTGCCAGAAGCATTTGCTTCTGGCACTCTTTCTTTAAGATTGACCTCAAGGGCAAATTGGACCAGCTTCAAAGACGTACACTACTGGTATGAGCAGCTTCAATACGAAAGCCTACGCCGCGCAATCCCCTACTAGCACTCTCGAAGAGGCAACGATTGCCCGACGATCCACGCACGAATTCGACGTTAAAATCGAGATTCTGTTTTGTGGAATCTGCCACTCGGATTTGCACACAGCGCGGGACGAATGGAATGCCATTATGCCCACCGTTTACCCTTGCGTTCCTGGCCACGAGATCGTTGGAAAGGTGCTGGAAGTTGGGCCTTCGGTCACTAAGCATAAAGTGGGCGACATCGTTGGAGTTGGCTGCTTAGTTGGCTCGGACATGACCTGCCCGAATTGCGCCGATGGGTTCGAACAGTTCTGCCCAAATTCGGTTTTCACCTACAACGCTCCCGATAAGTTTGGGACCGCTCCGGTCACTTACGGCGGATATTCCGAGACGATTGTCGTCGAAGAGCATTTCGTATTGAAAATACCAAGCAACCTCGATCTTGCTGGAGCAGCCCCATTACTTTGTGCTGGAATCACGACCTACTACCCTCTCAAGACGGCGGGAGTTGGCCCTGGAATGAAGGTTGGAATCGTTGGACTAGGTGGCCTTGGACACATGGGAGTCAAGCTCGCGAAGGCTATGGGCGCACATGTCGTAGTATTCACGACGTCGCCAAGCAAAGCCGAAGATGCTAAACGGTTGGGAGCCGACGAAGTAGTGATATCGACCAATCCTGAAGAGATGGGCCAACACGCGTGGTCGTTTGACTTCATCCTAGATTGCGTTTCTGCCCAGCACGATCTAAACGCATACCTTCAATTGCTCAAGCGTGAAGGGAAGCTGTCGCTCGTCGGAGCGCCGCCAGAACCCACCCCGGTCTCCGCATTTGCATTGCTTTTCGGCAACAAGACGATTTCAGCGACTTTGATCGGCGGAATACAAGTTACGCAGGAAATGTTGGACTTCTGCGGTGAACACAATATCACTGCGGACGTCGAAATGATTGCGATTCAGGATATTAACAAGGCGTACGAGCGTATGCTGAAGTCGGACGTGAAGTACCGATTCTGCATCGATATGCAGTCGCTGAAGAACAGTTAAGTTCTAACTGCGGCGTGGTGCCGCGGACTTCTTTTTCTTGGGTTTGGACTTGCGTTCGCCACCCAATTCAAAGCAGTTCCGGCATCGCGCTTCATAGCTTTCGGTGGCCCCGATCAAGATGATTGGATCGTTCTTGTGGGCGGGCTTGCCGTTGATGATTCGAAACGTGTGGCTGGCGATATTGCCGCAATTCAGGCAGATTGCGCGAAGCTTCACGACCTCATCGGCGACAGCTAGAAGCTGGGGCATCGGGCCGAACGGCTTCCGGCGAAAGTCTTGGTCCAGCCCAGCGCAGATGACCTCCACGCCTTGATCAGCTAAACGCACTACCAAATCTACAATTTTCTCGTCGAAAAATTGTACTTCTTCAATTAGCAAAACATCGAGGTCATCGCAAAGCTCCTTTTCGAGCTCGGCGGTATCAAGCACTGGCTTGGCCTCGTGTTTGACCCCCATATGAGACACCACACTGTGTTCGTCGTATCTGCGGTCGATGCAGGGCTTGAACACCTGCACCTTCTTTTTGGCATAAAGCGCGCGCCTAGCTCGCCGGATTAGTTCTTCACTTTTCCCGGCGAACATGCTGCCGCAAACAACTGTGATCGAACCCAGTGAAGACTTCATCTCGATTCCCGAGTGACCACTTGGCCCGCAATGATGACGTCTGCCACCGCGAACGATCGGCGAATATCAATCAAGCAGATTTTTACTCGCTGACCCGTAAACTCGGCGCCATTGATCAGCTCGACGTAGTACCCCGAGTCGGTCCAACCGACGGCCTTGTTTTGACCCTCGATTTCGCTTCGGCGGACGTTGCACTCCAATACTTGCGTTCGCTTGTAGCCCATGAGCTTCTTGTCGAGATCTTCAAGGGTCCCGGGTTCGATGCTGTATTCGTCAAACGAGCAGTCAAAATCGGCTCGCAAGAAAATAGCTCGCTCAAGCTCGTGCTCAAGGTCTTCAATCCCTTCTCCATCGCCACCGATAAATGCTTCGACCGCAGATGGGTGGCATCGTACAAGATAGGCGTTTCCTGGCTCGCCAAGCATTCGGCGCATGTCACGCTCGATCCAAAGGCTGACCGTATCCCGCGATGGAACGCGTCCGCGCCCTTCGCACATTGGGCAGATGTCGGTGATAGACTCGGTGACCGATTCGCCCGTGCGCTTACGGGTGATCTCGACGAGACCCAAACTTGAAACCTTTCCAACCCGGGTGCGAGCGGTGTCTTTACCGAGTTTCTTGGTGAAATGGTCGAGGACCTTCTTTCGATCTTCGGCCGACTCCATGTCGATAAAGTCGATGACGATGATCCCGCCCATATCTCGCAGGCGCAGTTGGCGACAGACCTCATCCGCGGCCTCCAAATTTGTTTTTAGAATGGTGTCGGAGAGCGTTGTGGAACCCACCATCTTGCCGGTGTTCACGTCCACAGCAGTGAGCGCTTCCATCTCGTCCATCACCAAATAGGCGCCAGACTTGAGCCACACCTTGTGCTGGAGCAATCGGTCGAGGTCCTTTTCGACGCCATAGCTATCAAAGATTGGCTCATCACGATCGTACAAGAAGATCTTGCTAGCCAGGTTTGGAGCGACCATTCTGGCGACCATATGCGCCTTTTCGTACTCTTCCGGATCGTCGATCACCATCTTCTCGATTTCTTCGGAGAACATGTCTCGGATCGTTCGGTAGAGCAGGGTTTGGTCTCGGTGAACGCAAGCCGGAGCGCGCATCTTCTTTGCGCCTTCCATAACTTGGCTCCACAACTGCACGAGGAAAGCGACGTCTTGGCGAAGTTCTTGCTCAGTTCGGCCCTCGCATTCGGTCCTCATGATCACGCCAAAGCCTTTAGGTGCGATCGTATCTCCGATCTGGCGCAATCGTTCGCGCTCGCGCCGATCATCAATCTTGCGGCTGACGCCGACGTGGTTGTGTTCCGGCATCAAAACGAGGTAGCGACCCGGCAAAGCGATGCGTGTGGTGACACGCGCACCTTTGGTGCCGCGTGGACCTTTGGTGACCTGCACCATGATTTCTTGGCCCGGCCGAATCAGTTCTTTGATCTTTCGGCGACGAAGTTCAGCGCGCTTGAGCCCGCTGGGGCTGTTATCAACTTGAGGATCGTCGGGCAGAATATCGCCGACGTAAAGAAACGCGTTGCGCTCTAGGCCGATGTCGACAAACGCCGCATCCATGCCTTGTAGCACGTTTTGAACAATGCCTTTGAAAATCGAACCGACGACGCGCTCTTCTCGCTCGACTCGGTACTCCATAAGAGTCTGGTCTTCGAGGACAGCGATGCGTGTTTCGCGGAGGGTGCAGTTAACTACAATTTCGACTTTTCCGCTAGGAGCTGGAGCAGCCGATTTTCGGGAATATACTTTTTTTCTTGCCAAGGGAATAGCCTCGGTTTTGGGATACAAAACTTGTGGGGCAGAC encodes the following:
- a CDS encoding NAD(P)-dependent alcohol dehydrogenase translates to MSSFNTKAYAAQSPTSTLEEATIARRSTHEFDVKIEILFCGICHSDLHTARDEWNAIMPTVYPCVPGHEIVGKVLEVGPSVTKHKVGDIVGVGCLVGSDMTCPNCADGFEQFCPNSVFTYNAPDKFGTAPVTYGGYSETIVVEEHFVLKIPSNLDLAGAAPLLCAGITTYYPLKTAGVGPGMKVGIVGLGGLGHMGVKLAKAMGAHVVVFTTSPSKAEDAKRLGADEVVISTNPEEMGQHAWSFDFILDCVSAQHDLNAYLQLLKREGKLSLVGAPPEPTPVSAFALLFGNKTISATLIGGIQVTQEMLDFCGEHNITADVEMIAIQDINKAYERMLKSDVKYRFCIDMQSLKNS
- a CDS encoding thymidine kinase, with protein sequence MKSSLGSITVVCGSMFAGKSEELIRRARRALYAKKKVQVFKPCIDRRYDEHSVVSHMGVKHEAKPVLDTAELEKELCDDLDVLLIEEVQFFDEKIVDLVVRLADQGVEVICAGLDQDFRRKPFGPMPQLLAVADEVVKLRAICLNCGNIASHTFRIINGKPAHKNDPIILIGATESYEARCRNCFELGGERKSKPKKKKSAAPRRS
- a CDS encoding Rne/Rng family ribonuclease, with amino-acid sequence MARKKVYSRKSAAPAPSGKVEIVVNCTLRETRIAVLEDQTLMEYRVEREERVVGSIFKGIVQNVLQGMDAAFVDIGLERNAFLYVGDILPDDPQVDNSPSGLKRAELRRRKIKELIRPGQEIMVQVTKGPRGTKGARVTTRIALPGRYLVLMPEHNHVGVSRKIDDRRERERLRQIGDTIAPKGFGVIMRTECEGRTEQELRQDVAFLVQLWSQVMEGAKKMRAPACVHRDQTLLYRTIRDMFSEEIEKMVIDDPEEYEKAHMVARMVAPNLASKIFLYDRDEPIFDSYGVEKDLDRLLQHKVWLKSGAYLVMDEMEALTAVDVNTGKMVGSTTLSDTILKTNLEAADEVCRQLRLRDMGGIIVIDFIDMESAEDRKKVLDHFTKKLGKDTARTRVGKVSSLGLVEITRKRTGESVTESITDICPMCEGRGRVPSRDTVSLWIERDMRRMLGEPGNAYLVRCHPSAVEAFIGGDGEGIEDLEHELERAIFLRADFDCSFDEYSIEPGTLEDLDKKLMGYKRTQVLECNVRRSEIEGQNKAVGWTDSGYYVELINGAEFTGQRVKICLIDIRRSFAVADVIIAGQVVTRESR